The Anaerolineales bacterium region AAAACAGTGGACACCATCCGCGCCATCATTGACGCCGAGCATCACCGCGTCAAACCCAGAAAGGTGACGTTGTGAATCAATCCTTCGATGAACGGCGGGATGAAAACCCCGCTTCGGACTCCCTTCAGCCTGCTTCGGCTCCCCAGACGGTTCGCCTCGCTCTGCCGCAGTCCGCGCCGTACGCGACGTACGCGATCATGGCGGTGACGATCCTCGTCTACATTTTGCAACTGGCAAGCCAGGCGTTCCTGCAATTCGACCTGCCGGTTGCGTTGCTGGCAAAATCAAACGAACTGATTCGCGATGGTCAAGTTTGGCGGCTGTTAACGCCCGCGCTCGTGCATGGAGGCATCGCACACATCGGTTTCAATATGTACGCTTTGCTAGTGTTCGGCATTGGGTTGGAGCGGGCGTTCGGTCATTGGCGATTCCTCATCTTGTATGTGCTGGGCGCGTTCGCGGGGAATGTGATGTCGTTCCTGTTCACAGACGCGGTGTCGGTCGGCGCGTCCACCGCCATCTTCGGTGTGATCGGCGCGGAGTTGGTGTTCCTCCTCCAGAATCGGAAGTTATTCTCGCATCAATTCGGAAGCGCGATCGGGAACGTGCTCTTCATCATTTTCGTAAATCTCTTTTTGGGGCTGGCTCCCAGCATTGACAACTGGGGTCACATCGGCGGCTTGGTCGGCGGGTTGATGTTCACCTCGTTCGCCGGTCCGTTGTGGGGCGTGGAGGGGATTCCGCCCATGCTGCAACTCACTGACTGGCGGGAAGCGCGCGAAGTATTC contains the following coding sequences:
- a CDS encoding rhomboid family intramembrane serine protease; the protein is MNQSFDERRDENPASDSLQPASAPQTVRLALPQSAPYATYAIMAVTILVYILQLASQAFLQFDLPVALLAKSNELIRDGQVWRLLTPALVHGGIAHIGFNMYALLVFGIGLERAFGHWRFLILYVLGAFAGNVMSFLFTDAVSVGASTAIFGVIGAELVFLLQNRKLFSHQFGSAIGNVLFIIFVNLFLGLAPSIDNWGHIGGLVGGLMFTSFAGPLWGVEGIPPMLQLTDWREAREVFTGAAVTAVIFVALAVWGLVR